The Pseudomonas sp. DG56-2 genome contains a region encoding:
- a CDS encoding alpha/beta fold hydrolase, which yields MIQPAAERTPAGTSYLATGQGHPVVLIHGVGLNKEMWGGQIVGLANDYRVIAYDMLGHGQSPRPQPGCGLPGYAEQLAELLDHLQLPQATIIGFSMGGLVARAFALHYPQRLSALVVLNSVFNRSVEQRAGVIARTAQAAEHGPDANAEAALARWFSREYQAANPAQIAALRQTLASNDPQGYLTTYELFATQDMYRAEDLGSIQAPSLIATGEWDLGSTPDMTHQLARRIPGAQSMVLAEQRHMMPVESPRLVNQMLLDFLGHARTLSDSAKGIVA from the coding sequence ATGATTCAGCCTGCTGCTGAACGCACCCCGGCCGGCACCAGTTATCTGGCGACCGGCCAAGGCCACCCCGTGGTACTGATCCACGGGGTGGGCCTGAACAAAGAAATGTGGGGCGGGCAGATCGTTGGCCTGGCCAACGATTACCGGGTGATCGCCTACGACATGCTCGGCCATGGTCAGAGCCCGCGCCCGCAACCCGGCTGCGGCCTGCCCGGCTATGCCGAGCAACTGGCCGAATTGCTCGATCACCTGCAATTGCCCCAGGCGACCATCATCGGTTTTTCCATGGGCGGGCTGGTGGCGCGTGCCTTCGCCCTGCACTACCCGCAGCGACTGTCCGCGCTGGTGGTGCTCAACAGCGTGTTCAACCGCAGCGTCGAACAACGCGCCGGGGTCATCGCACGCACAGCCCAAGCGGCCGAACATGGTCCGGATGCCAACGCTGAAGCAGCATTGGCTCGTTGGTTCAGCCGCGAGTACCAGGCGGCCAACCCCGCACAGATCGCTGCGCTGCGCCAGACGCTGGCGAGCAACGATCCGCAGGGCTACCTGACCACCTACGAATTATTCGCCACCCAGGATATGTACCGCGCCGAAGACCTGGGCAGTATCCAGGCACCCAGCCTGATCGCCACCGGTGAATGGGACCTGGGTTCGACACCGGACATGACCCATCAGTTGGCCCGGCGCATCCCCGGGGCACAGAGCATGGTACTTGCCGAACAACGGCATATGATGCCAGTGGAGTCGCCGCGCCTGGTCAACCAAATGCTGCTGGACTTCCTCGGGCACGCCCGAACCCTCTCCGACTCAGCCAAGGGGATCGTTGCATGA